The Montipora foliosa isolate CH-2021 chromosome 6, ASM3666993v2, whole genome shotgun sequence genome includes the window atgaggccaccgctcCTCCCTAGCACAAAAAGGTgaatttaattcatttatttttgcaATGATTATGTACAATATTTTCGGGTGCAAATTCCACAcaaattgctcggaggtgaatagcaaaggatatccagagtttgagtagccaatcagtgcACACATTCaacactatccactgttttcATATATAgtaacaaaaattattattgttgtgagCACTCTTCTTTGGAACCCGAGCCGGAGGTGGGGGAAGTAATAAGTGTAGAGCATATGGTTCTCCTAGATTGTGATCCATGAGAACCGGTGTTTGTTTGCAGATATTATTGAAACCTGCAAAATGCTTTTTACAAGAAGACACAAAAGATCCAAAACTGGAAGTGGAAGGTCCCAGATTTAATGAGCCAGTTTTAATGAGTCCTTTTTTGACATTCGGCATCATTCTTTTAAACTCAAGACTTGCCATGCATTTCTTTCCTTAACCTTTCCCCACCTCAGAGTGAGATTTTACTGTGGCTAATGCCAGATCATTTTGTTTGCTGAGTGGGGGCACTTTAGGTGTGAATTGGGTAAAATCTGCAGTATTGTGTAATTTATGATATCGTTAATTGATTTGTTAGAGCATTGCTTTCATCTTAAGGTTTGCTGAAAGAAAACCCTAATTTTGCATCATTTCTTTCAGAGTATTTTACACTGAATACTTTCAAAAGATATTTTCTTTGGCGAATTATTGGAATGGTAAGACTGGATAAAATCGTTACTTGTAGTGATTttatttccgtgcatttctgtAGGAATACAGACATTCCATTTTGTTGGTTGTGCATTGCCCTAGGCGATTGTGTGCCatgatttttaactttttgcctTTGGTGATTAATAATTATTGGGTCAGTTTATTAACCCATTTCTATTTTATTCTATTCATTCAATTATACATCTTTCTTTGTGAGAAACACTCTGTTGTAAGGGGAGCATATCACTTTTAAAGACAAGGTAATTTCTTTTCACAGATCCATTTCATGAGGACAAAAACTATGAGTATGATGTCTTCTTGCCAGTGGTAAACAATCTTAATTCCTCAAAGTTTTTTAATGCAACAGGTAATAATaagaacaattattattattaatgtttccaataaaacagttttttcaAGGGCAAAAACAGTCATCCCAATcgactttaacccattgacttctacAGCGTAGGAGTTAACAGTTTCTCTGTCTAATGACAGAGGgtcaattttactcatcagcgGGAGGCGTTTTacgttcaggagtcaatggattaattaacaacctctacatcctctcaaaaactcaaattacatgtactttaacccattgactcctacaGTGTAGGAGTGAGAGTTAATAGATGTGACTCTGagtaatgccagatgattttactcattagCGGGGTGTGGTTTAGGTTACTTCTAACCTTTTTGGCCTCGAATTTtgcaaaactttaaaaagttatcataagatagctcattatatttgttttcttctaaaaaataaattatttgaaaatgtatttttcttgtggagttattgcaaattttgtgtttttcgtgACTGAAATGTTAATCCCCCAAGGTGTTATGAGACGTCAACACTCATCAACGCTTTAGACCTCCCGTGCAGTAGTACATCTAGGTTTCTTCACTTTATCGCATTTTGAATTTGCCATTTATTTGTAGTCGATGCGGTTATGTTAAAGGAATGTTCGAAGAGATATCTTACTTACTAGGCCATGAAACGCATGAAACGAGGAGAGAAGTGGAAACGGGAAGTTCTCCCTGGgtaaaaagtaagaaaaagacctggactaaaaaaaagaaagattccatcaagaaaacaaagaaagctCAACTTGCTGCAAGCGACAATAGCTAATGATGCAGCGATGAATGCCTTTTCCTGCGAATTCAAAACTGTTTTGTCACAAACCCTCTTCAGGGGGCCTTACGTTGATTTTCATTGGTGGGTGCATTCACACCCGCATTGACAAGgtgtgaaaacatgttaaatctTTTCTGCCCAAAAACTCGGGGTTTATTTTTCCAGGAATAGCTCCTCTTCAAATGAATTTATAGGGTATGTAGATTTGTTGGATTTTTacgaaatttggccaaaatGATCGTCGGATATTGGTGCGTGAAAACCTGTcagtcttttaaaaaattcgaaatatttttactttgaCGCGTCTCTGCGTGTCACGAAACGGAAAATTTTCTATTGGTTAACTTCAAAGTTCATTTTCTCGGAAACCAATAAGAAGATCCTAAAAGCCCAACACAGTTTGGTAGCCTATAAAGTGCTCATTGGTatagtacagtttgtttggTTGTGCATGATAATGTGAAGGCGAGAAATTGAGCAAagggaacatgtgtggttttgAGTTTGTAGCTTCGCACATGCTAAAGAAAGCCATAATAAACTTAAAATTTTCATATGTTCGGATTCTTCATTTTATTACCGTTTCGGCGAAATATATAGTTTGCTGGAATTCTACAGAAAATAATGCAATTAGAAAGATTCCCGGAAGGCACCCcaaaaggttagcagtaaccttaaAGTAATTTCTTTTTACATTTTGCTATTAAAACGTACTTTGCTTGTGATTCAACAGTATTAAAAAAGCATTGCTTTATATTTTTGGGGCTTGTTCTCTCTTGGTTTCCTGTATATACAATGTACTGCATGcaaaaagtaattaatttgtttattaacttcaaaacttgaaaacatgctttggacaataatttacatgtattatcTTTCATGTTATGGTTGGTACATGGTATCATGTCAACTTTATCCTGAAAGCAAGGATGGCACCCATCAAGAAAGACTAGGGTTTGACTTGTAGAGGACTCACAAAGAATTAGGCTTTCTTGAAAGTTCTGCGGTCCTGGGCAAAACTAAATTATAGTGTTATCATTTTCATGATTTATTTGCCACAGTTAAAGAACAATACAAAAAGAACTTTTTACGGATCAACAACTTAGTGCTCATTGGGGGACCAGATGATGGTGTCATAATGCCCTGGCAATCAAGGTAAGCAGAGAGATCATGTATTAAATTCAGCAAACAGAATAAGTTTGTTTACACTGGCtagcaagaagtaaatgcaagTGTAACCACAACAAGCTTGCTGACAAATAACGAGGTTTTCAGTGGCCCCTTAAGCCACTTAGATGGTGGTTTGTGACCAACATTGCTGGATTTTACCTTTCCTTAATTTATCAATTTCCGGGAGAGGACAAAATGCGGAGcactactccatggagtaccctccTACCGAGTGCCTAAATGTGTACTTGTGTATAAGCTGTACCTTTTTGCTTAAATGTTGGGCCAAAAATCGCGGGTGCAGCTTATACACCAGACCACTGCTTTCAGAGGGAGTGAACTGGTTTGTAGGGGTCACAAATTGAACAGAAAACCTTAAGTAACTGAAGCTCAAACATATTGAAACCTGTTGTTGATCATTGCTTCCGGTagaagtggtggctcctaaaggagctgtTTGTTTGTATCCTCAGGTTCTAAACCTGAATCTTGCTCACCagtagttctttcaagcgtttcATTTGCACTTTGTTTGAGCAGTAACTGTTTAACTCTAACTGGcatggaatctccattcctccgcacagctgcttACAATGTCGTCTACGACCAATCCCCTCACACTGATTTCTCCACTACGTgcaagaaaataccacgctATTCGGGAGAACTGGCGAGGCAAATGGCCGACCGTTTTATTGTCCTTCACTACTTTCACATCATGTTTGCCCATGGGGTTGTTAAACTCTTGTTTAGCGGCAAGTTTTTCCACGTCTTGATAAACATGACATCCAACACATGACATCCATGCGCAGCTGATGTGCAAGCGAACGTTGCCATATCCAGACTTCTTTCATTAAATGACGCATGGTTACCAAGCAAGCGTTTTGCATTTTCTCTTGCGCTTTTTTTCTCACAAATtctatcgttttcatttcaactgtggGCTTTAGCAATGAAGACAACTGTTGTCAGTCACTGGGAATagggaaattgattaaaaagaagcttttaaaaggtattttcagagttgattaacttaaggacgttcgcgccaaaatcttcctacggtgagattttcttcatttctcgcatagagttaggtcataaagtacttactccaaaaatctaaaaaaaattgggggtcaccgacttcgtttcagagaaaatggcagtggaaaaatgccttaatttcgataaatctgtcataataacaaaaggtagcctcatctgctcatccatcgaaaatcctaaaaataaactgttagagtgaaggtttccgtgcatagatttttaggggtgggattgtAAGATAAtgtcatgccgctagggatgtcgtaaacagtagagttcatcctggacgagcgttttcgtaacctctatccgttgcaaccactaccggaattcgatggcacgaggaaagaaaattttaaaaaaagataacttcttacggtgagatttttttcattttatcatattttgtagatagtaagtagagtaagtgattcatgattaaaaaaataggggtcaccgatgatccaagggagtaaaatcgatttgattttacgaagctcttagAAAACtacgtttgtcacgtttttgcgtgacctgtcggggaaggactggaacccaagagaggatcgatggttgaagggatgaaaggtttttaccccaaaagaAAGCTTTcgcgagcatagcaacgaagttttaagcagtcgtcatcttcatttggttagtgttttgtataatatttccccattgccgtcatgctcgtcttctggagtgtggtttttgtgaaatttaatcgctggttttttccacccagatccgcactattcaagccgacgaggacgaaaatactgctctattttcacgaaagtaaaggataacaacttcaaaaacatacattcattttgaacttaagttggtagggtaataaaaacattaaaaaaagaaacagccccgttaaatttacgcaacggttcgtcctcgagtttccaaactttcagcctctactcgatcagcagctaccttttaaagagcttttccatcctcccgctcacttctctttaacgtttcatgatgattcggaaataaatgtgccattcttttgctggcctggaattttttccccggcgtttttgtcgccatgctattttaactaatgcttgaacaatatttatgaaagtcaagtagactagtgccccgggactagtgcacgactgataaaaacaacgcgaacatcagtcgtgcagtagtctacttgactttcctaaatatttttaatcaattttgactgatcacgatcttctctgatccaacgctgtgcaagacttatcgtccacggtttttgcaaaggttttaaaacctcaacttcactaatgctcgaagtaatgcgtgacatattacagtcgcgttacctgcgcagttacgttgcgcacaaacaattagcgcgaacgtccttaatgtCGCTGCGAATACACATTAGATTTCGTCAAGTTTATTGTTAACGTCTGCGAACAAACGACCGACTTTTTTTACAAGAGTGTTTTTTtggagttcttattttttccaaaatcatgcttgaaagttgggggtgcggcttatacacaagTCTTTATGGTACTTTATCAACATGGTGAGGCATTTAGATGCACATTACCTTTATTTATTTGGAGTTTTCCAGCTTTCCGATTGTTACTGTTCTATGCAGTTCATGAATTGCCtgccatcttgaaatttcatcGGTATTTCATGTATCCCTAAGCTTATTGTagtgtatttattttttgtgtaTTTAGACAAAAGTTTGcccctgtatacccatatatacccATTTGTAatctgaccgtgcacaaaaaAAGATTTCCCATCCATTCCATaggggtatatatatatatatataggcacACACAGGTCTGAATGGGTATGCAGTGGTACACACGGTTTTTTAtaaatatttgtctaaaaatacactataataagggatacatgaaatACCTACGAAACTTCAGTATGGCAGCCAATTCATGAATTGCATCAAACTGTGAGggggtactccatttgggtactccatggagtagggctccgcgttttgtcctctcccttAATTTCctcaataaataataataataattattattgatttccTAAATTTCCTTACTTTTGTCACATCAGAGTTTTAGGTTTTTTATGCTATTAAGGGAGGTGTAATAAATTGAAAGAGTACATGTGCATGTAAGTGTAGATGTTAAAGAGATTTCTTGAACATTccaaaaaagtaaaacaagtttaatcactcactgaaaaactaccCTATGTCCCATTAATCACTCattaatgtcccattaacccattcacccctaaaccggcctaaaccaacCATACTTagtactttactctgtctaacgccagacggttttacttgtcaatggggaacccccaggagtcaatgggttaaggtttGAGCTCTTTAAATATTAATTTGCAGTCAATTTGGATTTTACAACTTAAAGTCAAACCTAACAGTTGTGGACATGAAAAATCAACAGGTGAGTGTAACTTTCCGAATCTTTATGAAAATGCAAACTTGgggttaaaaatattaaatcaacagcgCTACAGTTCTTTCTTTAACAACTTTTTGTATCgcaaatttttccatttttaaatcccactagccagaatttCCTCACCCCCAAAATCCCAGCAATTTGtgaccccattctagtaactctgtcgggaactctgttgaaaatgcaactcCATTATAGTCAAcccagtcgtgaaaatgcgaccccatccagtggcacatccccattagctCATTAATAGGAAGtgccccccccccacccccgggaaaTAACCTAACCAAGGATTTTATTACCTGAGGAAAACTGCTTTTTTGCAGTCTCTCTTTTCTCTTTACGTCTAATGTTCAACTCAAACTCTATTGTTGACTAATGTCTTGCACTGATTGTGTGTCACATTAGTCACACCTTAATAGTAAAAGGAGACAGCCTGCAAGCCATTTACTTGAATACATGTACATCCCATGAGGTTTTACATGTTCAGCTTGTGTACTATTCAGGGTTTTTCTCCCTCCTTAACATACTTGCTGTaccggggggggagggggggtgagTTTATGAACATCAtcattaacaaaaacaatgacatGACATGTTTAGGTTTATGTTGAAGACACCTTTGGTCTACGCAGTCTAGATGCAAGAGGTTCACTGCACCAATACACATTTTCAGGAGTAAACCACACCCACTGGCACGGGACAAAGAATGTATTTGACAAAGCAATTGAACCCTGGTTAACTTGAACATTCTTCGAAATCATAAAGACTGGATGCTTGGGTCAGCTTTTAGTCAGGAAGGCTGGTATCTTTCAGATTCTCCCCTCCCCCTTAACAATGCTTGAAAGCTAGTTAAGAATATTTTATAACATTTTAAAAGTTCTAAGTAAGTTGCAGATTATTGAGGaattattatctttttaattCATATATTCTGGCTGGCACAATTattgcattttaaaatatttttattttcagtcaTTTTCTAAATCGAGTTACTAGTGTTTGTTCCATGTTCCAATTTTGACATAACAGAAACGCTTTTGATTGTATTTGTCCAAACTAAAATTATGTTTTTAAGAGACCATCCAATATTGAACTTAAAGACAAATCTAAATACCATTTATTTCTATGGTCTCAACTCTCAAGTTGCATGCATGTGTTGTACATGTACGGTACCATGCACTTATTGTTTTAGAACCAAGAGAGTATTAATGTGCACATAAGATAATTATTTTTTAGTTCTGAGGCCAAATCAGCTGTATCAAAAGAAATGACTTGCATCTGTTATTCATAGTCTGTCTTATGGATACATTGTAGTTGCAAGTCACtttcaagcagtttt containing:
- the LOC138006265 gene encoding lysosomal thioesterase PPT2-A-like isoform X1 — its product is MADLCVVLLLFLFIPGRFSYKPVIILHGILDRASDMEDLASFITQAHPGTNITLIKLYEELESFTPLWKQVPAITERIRPVMQSAKDGVHIIGFSQGGLTTRAILETMDDHNVDSFISLSSPQMGQYGDTSYLKPYLPSVAYKDIYLVFYTEYFQKIFSLANYWNDPFHEDKNYEYDVFLPVVNNLNSSKFFNATVKEQYKKNFLRINNLVLIGGPDDGVIMPWQSSQFGFYNLKSNLTVVDMKNQQVYVEDTFGLRSLDARGSLHQYTFSGVNHTHWHGTKNVFDKAIEPWLT